In Gemmatimonadaceae bacterium, one DNA window encodes the following:
- a CDS encoding bifunctional UDP-3-O-[3-hydroxymyristoyl] N-acetylglucosamine deacetylase/3-hydroxyacyl-ACP dehydratase: MSARRSIAREVALTGVGLHMGRTCGLRFLPAPVGSGLRFRRTDLAGNPETPAHHRVAVAAERRTQLGEGEGALHTVEHVLAAVAGLGIDDLVIEMDAAEPPIMDGSAEPFRLALVEAGVVEHGGMADVLHLAEPVRVVDGESVYVAHPAETLELEVKIDFAHPLIGAQEGRWTVTSESFSRELSAARTFGMLSWVEGLRAKGLIQGASAENTIVLDETGVVGTTLRWPDEFVRHKAMDVVGDLALAGSRVAARITATKPSHRGTVTLLREMLAHARPASTAAPAVEKATTAAPESENRMLGIEEIMKILPHRYPFLLVDKIVEMEEQKRIVGIKNVTINEPFFQGHFPGHPIMPGVLIVEAMAQVGGVLLMGTVDDPESKVVYFMSIDNIKFRRPVKPGDQLRFEVDIVQIRSKVCRIKGVAKVDGAVVCEAEMAAMVRDR; this comes from the coding sequence CGCAGCATTGCGCGCGAGGTGGCGCTGACGGGCGTTGGCCTGCATATGGGCCGAACCTGTGGCCTGCGCTTCCTTCCGGCGCCCGTGGGTAGCGGTCTCCGCTTTCGGCGGACCGACCTCGCCGGCAATCCGGAGACGCCGGCGCACCATCGTGTGGCGGTAGCGGCCGAGCGTCGCACGCAGTTGGGCGAGGGCGAGGGCGCGTTGCACACGGTGGAGCACGTGTTGGCCGCGGTAGCCGGACTCGGCATCGACGACCTTGTCATCGAGATGGACGCCGCCGAGCCGCCGATCATGGACGGCTCGGCGGAGCCGTTCCGGCTGGCGTTGGTGGAGGCCGGTGTGGTGGAGCACGGCGGGATGGCCGACGTGCTGCATCTAGCCGAGCCCGTGCGCGTGGTGGATGGCGAGTCCGTGTACGTCGCGCATCCGGCGGAGACGCTGGAGCTCGAGGTGAAGATCGACTTCGCGCATCCGTTGATCGGGGCGCAGGAGGGGCGCTGGACGGTGACCAGCGAGAGCTTCTCGCGCGAATTGTCCGCGGCGCGCACCTTTGGGATGTTGAGCTGGGTCGAGGGCCTGCGGGCCAAGGGCCTGATCCAGGGCGCATCGGCGGAGAACACCATCGTGCTCGATGAGACGGGCGTGGTGGGCACGACGCTGCGTTGGCCGGACGAGTTCGTGCGGCACAAGGCGATGGACGTGGTGGGCGACCTGGCGCTGGCGGGCTCGCGCGTGGCTGCCCGCATCACGGCGACGAAACCGAGTCACCGCGGGACGGTGACGCTGCTGCGGGAGATGCTGGCGCACGCGCGTCCGGCGTCCACCGCGGCGCCGGCCGTGGAGAAGGCCACCACGGCTGCACCCGAATCGGAGAACCGAATGCTGGGCATCGAAGAGATCATGAAGATCCTGCCGCACCGCTATCCGTTCCTCCTCGTCGACAAGATCGTCGAGATGGAGGAGCAGAAGCGGATTGTCGGGATCAAGAACGTCACGATCAACGAGCCGTTCTTCCAGGGGCATTTCCCGGGGCACCCCATCATGCCGGGCGTGCTGATCGTGGAGGCGATGGCCCAGGTGGGCGGCGTGCTATTGATGGGCACGGTGGACGACCCGGAGAGCAAGGTTGTCTATTTCATGAGCATCGACAACATCAAGTTCCGGCGGCCGGTGAAGCCGGGCGACCAGCTGCGCTTCGAGGTGGACATCGTGCAGATCCGGAGCAAGGTCTGCCGGATCAAGGGGGTGGCCAAGGTGGACGGGGCAGTGGTCTGTGAGGCCGAGATGGCCGCGATGGTCCGCGACCGATGA
- the lpxA gene encoding acyl-ACP--UDP-N-acetylglucosamine O-acyltransferase translates to MSTRIHPTAVVDPKAELGADVEVGPWAYIGPDCVVGDGSVIQMRATLEEHVHLAARVTVGIGTVLGGKPQDLKFKGEVTTVEIGEGTTIREYATINRGTSESMKTSVGKGCFLMSYVHLAHDCHLGDGVIISNGTQLAGHVRVDDRAIISGLCAVHQFARIGRHAFVGGMSRISKDIPPYVKAVGNPVQLYGLNSVGLQRSGFPEATISELKKAYRLFFRSDSNVGQAVEKAAKDLKPLPEVQAFVAFVEESARGIVT, encoded by the coding sequence ATGAGCACGCGGATCCATCCGACGGCCGTGGTGGATCCCAAGGCCGAACTCGGCGCGGACGTCGAGGTCGGCCCCTGGGCCTATATCGGCCCCGACTGCGTCGTCGGTGACGGCAGCGTGATCCAGATGCGCGCCACGCTTGAGGAGCACGTGCATCTTGCGGCGCGCGTGACGGTGGGCATCGGCACGGTGCTTGGCGGCAAGCCGCAGGACCTCAAGTTCAAGGGCGAGGTCACCACTGTGGAGATCGGCGAGGGCACGACGATCCGCGAGTACGCGACGATCAACCGTGGCACCTCGGAGTCGATGAAGACCAGCGTGGGCAAGGGCTGCTTCCTGATGAGCTATGTGCACCTGGCGCACGACTGCCACTTGGGCGACGGCGTCATCATCTCCAACGGCACGCAGCTGGCCGGGCACGTACGGGTGGACGACCGCGCCATCATCTCCGGGCTCTGCGCGGTGCACCAGTTCGCGCGGATCGGGCGGCACGCATTCGTCGGCGGGATGTCGCGCATCTCCAAGGACATCCCGCCCTACGTGAAGGCAGTCGGCAATCCGGTGCAGCTCTACGGGCTGAACTCGGTGGGGCTGCAGCGCAGCGGATTTCCCGAGGCGACCATCAGCGAACTCAAGAAGGCGTACCGACTGTTCTTCCGCTCGGACTCCAACGTGGGGCAGGCGGTGGAGAAGGCGGCGAAGGACCTCAAGCCATTGCCTGAGGTGCAGGCGTTCGTGGCGTTCGTCGAGGAGAGCGCGCGGGGGATTGTCACGTGA
- a CDS encoding Gfo/Idh/MocA family oxidoreductase: MSAPLRLGVVGTGSLGYHHARILRELPGIVFKGFFEANEERAGTVSRELGIRAYPTLEALLGDVDAVSIVVPTSHHHRVAMQALEAGKHLLIEKPITVTLEEADELLALAERKGLMVQIGHIERFNRAIRAALPYVDTPLFIDSDRLAPFNPRGSDVAVVLDLMIHDIDLVLTLTGAAVKDVSAAGLPVLTPSVDIADARITFESGAVATITSSRVSKDRMRKLRIFQRNGYLSLDLAAGTGEMYRLRSDVDLATLAKQAQPLEAFVERVSIDAPQGEPLRLELESFVAALKGDAPIAVTGRAGRDALAVALRIVKGIEQGLPALKGKLPFGSA, translated from the coding sequence GTGAGCGCACCGCTGCGGCTTGGCGTCGTCGGCACCGGGAGCCTCGGCTACCATCACGCGCGCATCCTGCGCGAGCTGCCGGGCATCGTCTTCAAGGGATTCTTCGAGGCCAACGAGGAGCGCGCGGGGACGGTCTCGCGCGAGCTTGGCATCCGCGCGTACCCGACGCTCGAGGCACTGCTCGGCGACGTGGACGCCGTCAGCATCGTGGTACCCACCTCGCATCACCATCGCGTGGCGATGCAGGCCTTGGAGGCGGGCAAGCACCTGCTGATCGAGAAGCCGATCACCGTGACGCTTGAGGAAGCCGACGAGCTGCTGGCGTTGGCCGAGCGGAAGGGGCTGATGGTGCAGATCGGGCACATCGAGCGCTTCAACCGGGCCATCCGCGCGGCGCTGCCGTACGTGGACACCCCGTTGTTCATCGACAGCGATCGGTTGGCGCCGTTCAACCCGCGTGGCTCGGACGTGGCGGTGGTGCTGGACCTGATGATCCACGACATCGACCTCGTGCTCACGCTGACGGGTGCGGCGGTGAAGGACGTGTCGGCGGCCGGCCTGCCGGTGCTCACGCCGAGCGTGGACATTGCCGACGCGCGCATCACGTTCGAGAGTGGCGCGGTGGCGACGATCACGTCGAGCCGCGTGTCGAAGGACCGCATGCGCAAGCTGCGCATCTTCCAGCGCAACGGCTACCTGTCGCTGGACCTCGCGGCGGGCACCGGCGAGATGTACCGCCTGCGCAGCGACGTGGACCTGGCGACGCTGGCCAAGCAGGCGCAGCCGCTGGAGGCTTTCGTGGAGCGCGTGAGCATCGACGCGCCGCAGGGTGAGCCGCTGCGCCTCGAGCTCGAGAGCTTCGTGGCTGCGCTCAAGGGTGACGCGCCGATCGCCGTCACGGGCCGTGCCGGCCGCGATGCGCTGGCCGTGGCGCTGCGGATCGTGAAGGGGATCGAGCAGGGCCTGCCCGCGCTCAAGGGCAAGCTGCCCTTCGGCAGTGCGTGA
- the lpxB gene encoding lipid-A-disaccharide synthase: MREILILAGEASGDLHGAILAERLQALKPGVPLVGTGGARMRAAGVTMLEEHEGVVGFVEVLKHIPAHYRLLKKLQARLASGSIGLVVCIDYPGFNMRVASAAASLGIPVLYYITPQVWAWRAGRLTKMAQVITKAAVILPFEEELLRGAGIDTTFVGHPLLDRAQSLPTKEAARVRIGLPPEGEVLALFPGSRAQEITRHLHDFLAVARELEVRRPGLKTVLSVAPTIGLRDDDVPVPLIRSASFDVLRAADVALCKSGTTTLEAAVAGTPCAIVYRTSRISYAIARRLVKIEHIGLLNIVAGRTVAPEFVQDAFQPKAVADALSPLFEAGSTEREAMIAGLADVRARLGEPGASQRVAAIAAEMLK; encoded by the coding sequence GTGCGTGAGATCCTGATCCTCGCGGGCGAGGCCTCGGGCGACCTGCACGGGGCGATTCTCGCCGAGCGATTGCAGGCGCTGAAGCCCGGGGTCCCGCTGGTGGGCACGGGTGGTGCGCGCATGCGCGCGGCCGGCGTCACGATGCTCGAGGAGCACGAGGGCGTCGTCGGCTTCGTGGAGGTGCTCAAGCACATCCCGGCGCACTATCGGCTGCTCAAGAAGCTGCAGGCGCGGCTGGCCAGCGGGAGCATCGGGCTGGTGGTCTGCATCGACTATCCCGGCTTCAACATGCGTGTGGCGTCGGCGGCGGCTTCGCTCGGGATTCCCGTGCTGTACTACATCACGCCGCAGGTCTGGGCCTGGCGGGCGGGGCGGCTCACGAAGATGGCGCAGGTGATCACCAAGGCGGCGGTGATCCTGCCCTTCGAGGAGGAACTGCTGCGCGGGGCGGGGATCGACACGACCTTCGTGGGGCACCCATTGCTGGATCGCGCGCAGTCGCTGCCCACCAAGGAAGCGGCGCGCGTGCGCATCGGGCTTCCGCCCGAGGGCGAGGTGCTGGCGCTGTTCCCTGGAAGCCGCGCGCAGGAGATCACGCGGCACCTGCACGACTTCCTGGCGGTGGCGCGAGAGCTTGAGGTGCGGCGGCCGGGACTCAAGACGGTGCTCAGCGTGGCGCCGACGATTGGTCTTCGCGATGACGACGTGCCTGTACCATTGATTCGCTCGGCGAGCTTCGACGTGCTGCGTGCGGCGGACGTGGCGCTGTGCAAGAGCGGCACGACCACACTCGAGGCGGCGGTGGCGGGCACGCCCTGTGCGATCGTGTATCGCACGAGTCGGATCTCCTATGCCATCGCACGGCGATTGGTGAAGATCGAGCACATCGGGCTGCTCAACATCGTCGCGGGGCGCACGGTGGCGCCGGAGTTCGTGCAGGACGCGTTTCAGCCGAAGGCCGTGGCGGATGCGCTGTCGCCGCTGTTCGAGGCGGGGAGCACGGAGCGCGAGGCGATGATCGCGGGCTTGGCGGACGTGCGGGCGCGGCTCGGTGAGCCGGGCGCCTCGCAGCGGGTGGCGGCGATCGCGGCGGAGATGCTCAAGTGA
- a CDS encoding lysophospholipid acyltransferase family protein, whose translation MSDAGTTRAERRQPPVSTRLRLALLLGDPLIRLLALTWRYEIVNRAPVDALRAEQRPYIYALWHGHLLALTWYHRREGVTTMISEHRDGEIIARLVERWGYRTVRGSTSRGAGRALLGMVRELAGGSVFAITPDGPRGPAGSVQQGVLVASQKARAPIVSMRMDVDRAWHAKGWDRFAIPKPFAKVRITYGDPFVAASADEAEAAKLAAAIGPAIPAGLAK comes from the coding sequence GTGAGTGACGCGGGCACGACGCGCGCCGAGCGACGGCAGCCGCCGGTGTCGACACGGCTCCGCCTCGCTTTGCTGCTCGGCGACCCGCTGATTCGGTTGCTTGCCTTGACCTGGCGTTACGAGATCGTGAACCGCGCGCCTGTTGATGCGCTGCGCGCCGAGCAGCGCCCGTACATCTACGCATTGTGGCACGGGCACCTGCTGGCGCTCACTTGGTACCATCGTCGGGAGGGGGTGACGACGATGATTTCCGAGCATCGCGACGGCGAGATCATTGCGCGCCTGGTGGAGCGTTGGGGGTACCGCACGGTGCGCGGGTCGACGTCGCGGGGCGCGGGGCGGGCACTGTTGGGAATGGTGCGCGAGCTGGCCGGCGGCTCGGTGTTCGCCATCACGCCCGACGGGCCGCGCGGACCGGCGGGCTCGGTGCAGCAGGGTGTGTTGGTGGCCTCGCAGAAGGCCCGCGCACCGATCGTGTCGATGCGGATGGACGTGGACCGCGCCTGGCACGCCAAGGGTTGGGACCGCTTTGCGATTCCGAAGCCGTTTGCGAAGGTGCGCATCACATACGGGGATCCTTTTGTGGCCGCGTCGGCCGACGAGGCCGAGGCGGCGAAGCTGGCGGCGGCCATTGGCCCCGCGATTCCTGCAGGGCTCGCTAAGTGA
- the lpxK gene encoding tetraacyldisaccharide 4'-kinase has product MSRAIERMWARDGAGALLLSPLSWLFGAASGIRNFCYDRGLFRTAGVGAPVVSVGNLSVGGTGKTPVSAWVAAELQAMGAKPAIVMRGYGGDERHVHARVNPTVPVVVNPDRVAGAESALVDGADIIVLDDAFQHRRMRRDLDLVLVAAEQGSAHRLLPAGPLRESRLALRRAQLLVVTRKSASLAEAEATAASWTAFAGAPASCVIALKPGPLRPADPSDRRDALGLGALRGSRVLAISAIGAPWAFEAQLKERGATVEGAQYPDHHAFSDTDIAVLATRAAAADLTVCTLKDAVKLGTRWPRQAPPLWYLSQVVEVERGAPVMREALHRLVSARTS; this is encoded by the coding sequence GTGAGCCGGGCGATTGAACGGATGTGGGCGCGCGATGGGGCGGGCGCCCTGCTGCTCTCGCCACTGTCCTGGCTCTTCGGTGCGGCGTCCGGCATCCGCAACTTCTGCTACGATCGCGGCCTCTTCAGGACGGCTGGCGTCGGCGCCCCCGTGGTCAGCGTGGGCAACCTGAGTGTCGGCGGCACCGGGAAGACGCCGGTCTCGGCCTGGGTCGCCGCCGAATTGCAGGCGATGGGCGCCAAGCCGGCCATCGTGATGCGCGGGTACGGCGGCGACGAGCGCCACGTCCACGCGCGTGTGAACCCGACGGTGCCGGTGGTGGTGAATCCCGACCGCGTGGCCGGCGCCGAGTCGGCGTTGGTGGACGGCGCGGACATCATCGTACTCGACGATGCGTTCCAGCATCGCCGGATGCGGCGCGACCTGGACCTGGTGCTCGTCGCGGCGGAGCAGGGGTCGGCGCATCGGCTGCTGCCAGCCGGACCGCTGCGTGAGTCACGCCTGGCGCTGCGGCGGGCTCAGCTGCTGGTCGTCACCCGCAAGTCGGCCAGCTTGGCCGAAGCCGAGGCCACGGCGGCCTCGTGGACGGCGTTCGCGGGCGCACCAGCCAGTTGTGTCATTGCCCTCAAGCCGGGCCCGCTGCGGCCGGCGGACCCCTCAGACCGCCGCGATGCCCTCGGTCTTGGGGCGCTGCGGGGCTCCCGGGTGCTGGCCATCTCGGCCATTGGCGCGCCTTGGGCCTTTGAGGCCCAGCTAAAGGAGCGCGGGGCGACCGTCGAGGGCGCCCAGTACCCGGACCATCACGCGTTTTCGGACACGGATATTGCCGTTTTGGCGACCCGCGCGGCGGCCGCGGACCTCACCGTCTGCACCCTCAAGGACGCGGTCAAGCTTGGCACCCGCTGGCCTCGCCAAGCCCCCCCGCTGTGGTATCTTTCACAGGTTGTCGAGGTCGAGCGAGGCGCGCCCGTGATGCGAGAGGCGCTGCATCGTCTGGTTTCGGCACGGACGTCCTAA
- a CDS encoding Glu/Leu/Phe/Val dehydrogenase yields MNVNLDEVKALAAWMTWKCAVVNIPFGGAKGGVICDPLKMSVGELERVTRRYTSGLISTLGPDSDVPAPDVNTNERVMAWLMDTYSMHVGHTVNAVTTGKPVEMGGSQGRREATGRGVMFTALEALQHLKMDVKGATVAVQGFGNVGSVAAQLMQREGCTVVAISDRTGGYHNPKGIDVDDAIAYVRKHRSLEGYNKGDVITNEQLLELEVDVLIPAALENVITTKNAKNIKAKIICEGANGPTTAKADAILDEKGVFVIPDILANAGGVTVSYFEWVQNRGGYYWDEPTVNDRLRNIMVNSFHDVLKLSEQHKVNMRTASYMVAISRVATVHRLRGIYA; encoded by the coding sequence ATGAACGTCAACCTCGACGAGGTGAAGGCGCTGGCCGCCTGGATGACGTGGAAGTGCGCCGTCGTGAACATCCCCTTCGGCGGTGCCAAGGGCGGCGTGATCTGCGACCCGCTCAAGATGTCGGTCGGTGAGCTGGAGCGTGTGACGCGCCGCTACACCTCGGGCTTGATCTCCACCCTGGGCCCGGACAGCGACGTGCCGGCGCCGGACGTGAACACGAACGAGCGCGTGATGGCCTGGCTGATGGATACCTACTCCATGCACGTGGGCCACACGGTGAACGCCGTGACCACGGGCAAGCCGGTGGAGATGGGTGGTTCGCAGGGCCGTCGCGAAGCCACGGGCCGCGGCGTGATGTTCACGGCGCTCGAGGCGCTGCAGCATCTCAAGATGGACGTGAAGGGCGCCACGGTGGCGGTGCAGGGCTTTGGCAACGTGGGCTCGGTGGCCGCGCAGCTGATGCAGCGCGAGGGCTGCACGGTGGTCGCCATCAGCGACCGCACGGGCGGCTACCACAACCCGAAGGGCATCGACGTCGACGACGCAATTGCCTATGTGCGGAAGCACCGCTCGCTCGAGGGTTACAACAAGGGCGACGTCATCACCAACGAGCAGTTGCTGGAGCTCGAGGTGGACGTGCTGATCCCGGCGGCGCTGGAGAACGTGATCACGACCAAGAACGCCAAGAACATCAAGGCGAAGATCATCTGCGAGGGCGCCAACGGCCCGACGACGGCCAAGGCCGACGCGATCCTCGACGAGAAGGGCGTGTTCGTGATCCCCGACATCCTCGCCAACGCCGGCGGCGTGACGGTGAGCTACTTCGAATGGGTGCAGAACCGCGGTGGCTACTACTGGGATGAGCCGACGGTGAACGACCGACTGCGCAACATCATGGTGAACAGCTTCCACGACGTGCTGAAGCTGTCGGAGCAGCACAAGGTGAACATGCGCACGGCGTCGTACATGGTCGCCATCAGCCGCGTCGCGACGGTGCACCGTCTGCGTGGCATCTACGCGTAA
- a CDS encoding 23S rRNA (pseudouridine(1915)-N(3))-methyltransferase RlmH — MAAVGKPRDAALAAAIRHYEERAAHYWPLQIVEVKEESAGRTTPAQVMAKETKRLLARVPAGATLVLCDAQGGQSLNSEAFATRLQAWREEARDVVFVIGGAFGVDPSIREAARLRLALAPWTLPHELARLVLTEQLYRAGTILRGEPYHK, encoded by the coding sequence GTGGCCGCCGTGGGGAAGCCGCGTGATGCGGCGCTCGCGGCGGCCATCCGTCATTATGAGGAGCGCGCGGCGCACTACTGGCCGCTGCAGATCGTTGAAGTGAAGGAGGAGTCGGCGGGCCGCACGACGCCGGCGCAGGTGATGGCGAAGGAGACGAAACGCCTGTTGGCACGCGTTCCGGCCGGGGCCACGTTGGTGCTTTGCGATGCCCAAGGCGGCCAGTCGCTGAACTCGGAGGCCTTCGCCACGCGGTTGCAGGCCTGGCGGGAGGAGGCGCGGGACGTGGTCTTTGTGATCGGCGGAGCCTTCGGCGTGGATCCGTCCATCCGCGAGGCCGCGCGGTTGCGACTGGCGTTGGCACCGTGGACGCTGCCGCACGAGTTGGCGCGGCTGGTCTTGACTGAACAGTTGTATCGCGCGGGCACGATCCTGCGCGGCGAACCCTACCACAAGTAG
- the bshC gene encoding bacillithiol biosynthesis cysteine-adding enzyme BshC, translating to MSAPRIVTEVLGGGPLSRAIQDGQTPADWTPTRPVGASAWKAHAEAVRSEFAASRWLSGLRPALDPSGAAAERLERVAAMNGIVVTTGQQPGLFGGPMYTLLKALSALALADRIERETGIPAAPVFWAATDDADFAEASWTAIAEEGAVRRLAIPRRGKEGVVMAEMPLGDTAEEFEQLVAAAGSAPHAAILDSLKSAYQPDVSIGGAYVRFLRSLLEPHGIAVLDSWHPATRAAARPTLVEALRRAASIDESLALRMVAIERAGFRPQVARVPRLSLVFRAVAGVKERVPINQAADVAQRADSILSANVLLRPVVERRILPTVAYVAGPGEIAYFIQVSAVAEALGIAAPLVVPRWSATVVEPNVDRRLGRLGMVLEDLKTPHDAERRIGDRAMPAEMRAALEGLRADLGERLGALSQASASMDHLVPERVLEGARHQMLHRVDRLERRLRAAARARSVEAVTDLATVRASLMPENQRQERRLNPIPMLARHGDLLLAQLKAGAAMHAGTLVGG from the coding sequence GTGAGCGCGCCCCGCATCGTGACTGAAGTGCTCGGCGGAGGCCCGCTGTCGCGGGCCATTCAGGACGGGCAGACGCCAGCGGACTGGACGCCGACACGCCCCGTGGGCGCCAGCGCCTGGAAGGCGCACGCCGAGGCCGTGCGCAGTGAGTTTGCCGCCAGCCGCTGGCTTTCTGGGCTGCGTCCTGCGCTTGATCCCTCGGGTGCCGCCGCCGAGCGGCTCGAGCGCGTTGCCGCGATGAATGGCATCGTCGTCACGACGGGGCAGCAGCCGGGCCTCTTCGGCGGGCCGATGTACACGTTGCTCAAGGCGCTGAGCGCGCTGGCGCTGGCGGACCGCATCGAGCGCGAGACGGGCATTCCCGCGGCGCCGGTGTTCTGGGCCGCCACGGACGATGCCGACTTCGCCGAGGCGTCTTGGACGGCGATTGCCGAGGAGGGCGCCGTGCGCCGCCTGGCGATTCCGCGGCGCGGCAAGGAAGGCGTGGTGATGGCCGAGATGCCCTTGGGCGACACGGCCGAAGAGTTCGAGCAGTTGGTGGCGGCGGCTGGGTCGGCGCCGCACGCTGCCATCCTGGACTCACTCAAGTCGGCCTACCAACCGGACGTGAGCATCGGCGGCGCGTATGTGCGCTTCCTGCGCTCGCTGCTCGAACCGCACGGCATCGCGGTCTTGGACTCTTGGCATCCGGCCACGCGCGCGGCCGCGCGTCCGACGCTGGTTGAGGCGCTGCGACGCGCGGCGAGCATCGACGAGTCGCTGGCGCTGCGGATGGTCGCTATCGAGCGCGCCGGCTTCCGCCCACAGGTGGCGCGTGTGCCGCGGCTGTCGCTGGTGTTCCGTGCGGTGGCCGGTGTGAAGGAGCGCGTGCCGATCAACCAGGCGGCTGACGTGGCGCAGCGCGCGGACTCCATCCTTTCGGCCAACGTGCTGCTGCGGCCGGTGGTGGAGCGTCGCATCCTGCCGACGGTGGCGTACGTGGCTGGCCCGGGTGAGATCGCGTACTTCATCCAGGTGAGTGCCGTGGCGGAGGCGCTGGGTATCGCGGCGCCGCTTGTGGTGCCGCGCTGGTCGGCGACGGTGGTGGAGCCGAATGTGGATCGTCGGCTCGGTCGCCTCGGGATGGTGCTCGAGGATCTCAAGACGCCGCACGATGCCGAGCGGCGCATCGGCGACCGCGCGATGCCCGCCGAGATGCGTGCCGCGCTCGAGGGTCTGCGCGCCGACCTTGGTGAGCGGCTGGGTGCACTGAGCCAGGCCTCCGCGTCAATGGACCACTTGGTGCCCGAGCGCGTGCTCGAAGGCGCGCGGCACCAGATGCTGCATCGCGTGGACCGCTTGGAGCGTCGCCTGCGCGCGGCGGCCCGTGCGCGCTCGGTGGAGGCCGTAACCGACCTCGCCACAGTGCGTGCCTCATTGATGCCCGAGAACCAGCGGCAGGAGCGGCGCTTGAACCCGATTCCGATGCTCGCGCGGCACGGCGACTTGCTGCTGGCGCAACTCAAGGCCGGCGCCGCGATGCACGCGGGGACCCTGGTCGGCGGCTGA
- the murJ gene encoding murein biosynthesis integral membrane protein MurJ, whose translation MATGGARLVAAGILLSRLFGLVRQRVTAHFLGTGLAADALAAAFRIPNLLQNLFGEGSLSASFIPVYSRLLAEGKRDEAGRVAGAVLALLALLVSLVVLVGVLGAQWLVDLVAPGFDGAARELTISLVRIIFPGLGLLVLSAWCLGILNAHRKFFLSYASPVLWNVAIIAALIVGGRSTVWSDPAELAVLVAMASVVGAFLQFVIQLPPVLRVEKSMRFRAGDAAGEVRGIVRAFGPAVGTRGVVQVSAYVDTIIASLLGAGALATLSYAQAISLLPVSLFGMSIAASELPEMSGATGDETLVHEKLRARLESGLKRIAYFVIPSVIAFVAFGGVLAAAVYQGGAFTKTDAQWVWGALAGSGVGLLASTMGRLYASASFALRDTRTPFRYASIRVVLAAVLGGTLAVGLPRYLGVDGRWGIAALTAASGVAGWVEFLLLRAAIGRRIGQVGVSFLLQAKLWACAIGAAVVGLLSVRTVLDRHPVIVGVAVCGAYGLSYLLLTRLLRVDDARRA comes from the coding sequence ATGGCGACCGGCGGCGCGCGTCTCGTCGCAGCCGGGATCCTGCTCAGCCGGCTCTTCGGCCTCGTCCGGCAGCGCGTTACGGCGCACTTCCTCGGGACGGGCTTGGCCGCGGATGCGCTCGCCGCCGCGTTCCGCATTCCCAACCTGCTGCAGAACCTCTTCGGCGAGGGCTCGCTCTCGGCGTCGTTCATTCCCGTGTACTCGCGGTTGCTGGCGGAGGGGAAGCGCGATGAGGCGGGGCGGGTCGCGGGCGCGGTGCTCGCGCTGCTGGCGCTGCTCGTCTCGCTCGTGGTGCTCGTGGGTGTGCTCGGCGCGCAATGGTTGGTGGACCTCGTGGCGCCTGGCTTCGATGGTGCCGCACGCGAGCTCACCATCTCGCTGGTGCGGATCATCTTCCCTGGGCTGGGGCTGCTCGTGCTCTCGGCCTGGTGCCTCGGCATCCTGAACGCGCACCGGAAGTTCTTCCTGTCGTATGCGTCACCGGTGCTGTGGAATGTGGCGATCATTGCCGCGCTGATTGTCGGTGGGCGCTCGACCGTGTGGTCCGACCCCGCGGAGCTTGCCGTGCTCGTGGCGATGGCGAGCGTGGTTGGCGCCTTCCTGCAGTTCGTGATCCAGTTGCCGCCAGTGCTGCGCGTCGAGAAGTCGATGCGCTTCAGGGCCGGCGATGCGGCGGGCGAGGTGCGGGGGATCGTGCGCGCCTTTGGGCCGGCGGTGGGCACACGCGGCGTGGTGCAGGTGAGTGCCTACGTGGACACGATCATCGCGTCGTTGCTTGGCGCCGGTGCGCTGGCGACGCTGTCGTATGCGCAGGCCATCAGCCTGCTGCCGGTGTCGCTGTTCGGGATGTCGATTGCGGCGTCGGAGCTGCCGGAGATGTCGGGCGCAACGGGGGACGAGACGCTTGTGCACGAGAAGTTGCGCGCGCGGTTGGAGAGTGGGCTCAAACGCATCGCCTACTTTGTGATTCCGTCCGTGATTGCCTTTGTGGCCTTTGGCGGTGTGCTGGCAGCAGCTGTTTATCAGGGCGGGGCGTTCACGAAGACGGACGCGCAGTGGGTCTGGGGTGCGCTGGCCGGCTCGGGCGTTGGGTTGCTGGCGAGCACGATGGGGCGCCTCTACGCCTCGGCGTCCTTTGCGTTGCGCGACACGCGGACGCCATTTCGGTATGCGTCGATCCGTGTCGTGCTGGCGGCGGTACTCGGCGGCACGTTGGCAGTCGGACTGCCGCGCTACCTGGGTGTGGACGGACGCTGGGGCATCGCGGCGCTGACTGCGGCGAGTGGTGTGGCCGGCTGGGTGGAGTTCCTGCTGCTCCGTGCGGCGATTGGCCGTCGGATCGGGCAGGTCGGCGTCTCGTTCCTCCTGCAGGCCAAGCTTTGGGCCTGCGCGATCGGCGCCGCGGTTGTCGGCCTCCTCTCGGTGCGGACCGTACTCGACCGTCACCCGGTGATTGTGGGTGTCGCAGTCTGCGGCGCGTACGGGTTGAGCTATCTGCTGCTGACGCGGCTGCTGCGGGTGGACGATGCCCGTCGCGCCTGA